Proteins encoded together in one Kitasatospora albolonga window:
- a CDS encoding NAD-glutamate dehydrogenase translates to MQTKLDEAKAELLARAAQVADNSPGGGVGGPGGTPRVRVAAAGADEDTRPGQDAVLAYLQRYYLHTAPEDIGGREPDDVYGAAASHYRLAENRPQGTANVRVHTPTVEENGWTCSHSVVEVVTDDMPFLVDSVTNELSRQGRGIHVVIHPQVTVRRDVTGKLIEVLSGGPGIPRTAKDGKGTRAELPHDALVESWIHVEIDRETDRADLQQITADLRRVLSDVRETVEDWGKMRDAALRIADDLPGEPLDDLADEEVEEARELLRWLAADHFTFLGYREYELKDSDALAAVPGTGLGILRSDPHHSESEDHPVSPSFDRLPADVRAKAREHKLLVLTKANSRATVHRPSYLDYVGVKKFDAKGNVVGERRFLGLFSSAAYTESVRRVPVIRRKVAEVVEGAGFSYNSHDGRDLLQILETYPRDELFQTPVDQLRSIVTSVLYLQERRRLRLYLRQDEYGRYYSAIVYLPRDRYTTGVRLRLIDILKEELGGTSVDFTAWNTESILSRLHFVIRVPPGTELPHLTDADADRIEARLVAAARSWADGFGEALNAELGEERAAELQRLYGHSFPEGYKADHSPRAAVADLVHLETLREGEKDFALSLYEPVGAGPGERRFKIYRTGEQVSLSAVLPALQQLGVEVVDERPYELRCADRTHAWIYDFGLRMPQTNGHTGHLADDARARFQEAFAAVWRGEAENDGFNALVLGAGLNWRQAVVLRAYAKYLRQAGSTFSQDYMESTLRNNVHTTRLLVSLFEARMSPGRQSAGTELTDGLLEELDGALDQVASLDEDRILRSFLTVIKATLRTNFFQKADDGTPHSYVSMKFDPQAIPDLPAPRPAYEIWVYSPRVEGVHLRFGKVARGGLRWSDRREDFRTEVLGLVKAQMVKNTVIVPVGAKGGFVAKQLPDPAVDRDAWFAEGIAAYRTFISALLDITDNMVAGEVVPPADVVRHDEDDTYLVVAADKGTASFSDIANEVAVAYGFWLGDAFASGGSAGYDHKGMGITARGAWESVKRHFRELGHDTQTQDFTVVGVGDMSGDVFGNGMLLSEHIRLVAAFDHRHIFIDPAPDAATSYAERRRLFELPRSSWADYNTELLSAGGGVHPRSAKSIPLNNHIREALGIDPSVGKMTPAELMQAILKSPVDLLWNGGIGTYVKAASESNADVGDKANDAIRVNGEELRAKVVGEGGNLGATQLGRIEFARSGGRINTDAIDNSAGVDTSDHEVNIKILLNGLVRDGDMTVKQRNKLLAEMTDEVGALVLRNNYAQNVALANASAQAPSLLHAQQRFMRRLERDGALDRELEFLPADRHIRELLGNDTGLTQPELAVLIAYTKITTADELISTVLPDDPHLQKLVHAYFPTQLRERFPEAVDGHALRREIITTVLVNDTVNSAGSTFLHRLREETGASIEEIVRAQFTARELFGLSQVWDAVEALDNRVDAEVQTRIRLHSRRLVERGSRWLLGNRPQPVAIAETIEVFRDGVEQVWNELPKLLRGADLDWYHSILDELTSAGVPSELAVRVAGFSSAFPALDIVAIADRTGKDPLEVAEVYYDLADRLRITQLMDRIIDLPRADRWQSMARASIREDLYAAHAALTSDVLSVGDAAATPEERFVAWEEKNAAILARSRATLEEIQGSDAFDLANLSVAMRTMRTLLRTHA, encoded by the coding sequence ATGCAGACCAAGCTGGACGAAGCCAAGGCCGAGCTGCTCGCACGGGCCGCCCAGGTAGCTGACAACAGCCCGGGCGGTGGTGTCGGTGGCCCGGGCGGTACCCCCCGGGTGCGCGTTGCCGCCGCCGGGGCCGACGAGGACACCCGTCCGGGGCAGGACGCGGTGCTCGCCTACCTTCAGCGCTACTACCTGCATACGGCTCCCGAGGACATCGGCGGCCGTGAACCGGACGACGTGTACGGTGCCGCCGCCTCGCACTACCGGCTGGCCGAGAACCGTCCGCAGGGCACCGCCAACGTCCGCGTGCACACCCCGACCGTCGAGGAGAACGGCTGGACGTGCAGCCACTCCGTCGTCGAGGTCGTCACCGACGACATGCCGTTCCTGGTCGACTCCGTCACCAACGAGCTGTCCCGCCAGGGGCGCGGCATCCACGTCGTGATCCACCCCCAGGTCACCGTCCGCCGTGATGTCACCGGCAAGCTCATCGAGGTCCTCTCCGGCGGCCCCGGCATCCCGCGGACCGCCAAGGACGGCAAGGGCACCCGGGCCGAGCTGCCGCACGACGCGCTCGTCGAGTCCTGGATTCACGTCGAGATCGACCGCGAGACCGACCGCGCCGACCTCCAGCAGATCACCGCCGACCTGCGCCGCGTCCTGTCCGACGTACGGGAGACCGTCGAGGACTGGGGGAAGATGCGCGACGCCGCCCTCCGGATCGCCGACGACCTGCCCGGCGAGCCGCTGGACGACCTTGCCGACGAGGAGGTCGAGGAGGCCCGCGAGCTGCTGCGCTGGCTGGCCGCCGACCACTTCACCTTCCTCGGCTACCGCGAGTACGAGCTCAAGGACAGCGACGCGCTCGCCGCCGTACCCGGCACCGGCCTCGGCATCCTGCGCTCCGACCCGCACCACAGCGAGAGCGAGGACCACCCGGTCAGCCCGTCCTTCGACCGGCTGCCCGCAGATGTCCGCGCCAAGGCCCGGGAGCACAAGCTCCTCGTCCTGACCAAGGCCAACAGCCGGGCCACCGTGCACCGCCCGAGCTACCTCGACTACGTCGGCGTGAAGAAGTTCGACGCCAAGGGCAACGTCGTCGGCGAGCGCCGCTTCCTCGGCCTCTTCTCCTCCGCCGCCTACACCGAGTCCGTGCGCCGGGTGCCCGTCATCCGCCGCAAGGTCGCCGAAGTAGTGGAGGGCGCGGGCTTCTCGTACAACAGCCACGACGGCCGCGACCTGCTCCAGATCCTGGAGACCTACCCGCGCGACGAGCTGTTCCAGACCCCCGTCGACCAGCTCCGCTCCATCGTCACCTCCGTCCTCTACCTCCAGGAGCGCCGCCGCCTCCGGCTCTACCTGCGCCAGGACGAGTACGGGCGCTACTACTCCGCGATCGTCTACCTGCCGCGCGACCGCTACACCACCGGCGTGCGCCTGCGGCTGATCGACATCCTCAAGGAGGAGCTCGGCGGCACCAGCGTCGACTTCACCGCCTGGAACACCGAATCGATCCTCTCCCGGCTGCACTTCGTCATCCGGGTCCCGCCGGGCACCGAGCTGCCGCACCTCACCGACGCCGACGCCGACCGCATCGAGGCCCGCCTCGTCGCCGCCGCCCGCTCCTGGGCCGACGGCTTCGGGGAGGCACTCAACGCGGAGCTGGGCGAGGAGCGCGCCGCCGAGCTCCAGCGGCTGTACGGCCACTCCTTCCCCGAGGGCTACAAGGCCGACCACTCGCCGCGCGCCGCCGTGGCCGACCTGGTCCACCTCGAAACGCTCCGGGAGGGCGAGAAGGACTTCGCCCTCAGCCTCTACGAGCCGGTCGGCGCGGGCCCCGGCGAGCGCCGCTTCAAGATCTACCGGACCGGTGAGCAGGTCTCCCTCTCCGCCGTCCTCCCGGCGCTCCAGCAGCTCGGTGTCGAGGTCGTCGACGAGCGTCCGTACGAGCTGCGCTGCGCGGACCGCACACACGCCTGGATCTACGACTTCGGGCTGCGGATGCCGCAGACCAACGGCCACACCGGCCACCTCGCCGACGACGCCCGCGCCCGCTTCCAGGAGGCGTTCGCCGCCGTCTGGCGGGGCGAGGCGGAGAACGACGGCTTCAACGCGCTGGTCCTGGGCGCCGGGCTGAACTGGCGCCAAGCCGTGGTGCTGCGTGCCTACGCGAAGTACCTGCGGCAGGCCGGTTCGACCTTCAGCCAGGACTACATGGAGTCCACGCTCCGCAACAACGTCCACACCACCCGGCTGCTCGTCTCGCTCTTCGAGGCCCGGATGTCGCCCGGCCGCCAGAGCGCGGGCACCGAGCTCACCGACGGACTCCTGGAGGAGCTCGACGGGGCGCTGGACCAGGTCGCCTCCCTCGACGAGGACCGGATTCTGCGGTCCTTCCTCACCGTCATCAAGGCGACGCTGCGCACCAACTTCTTCCAGAAGGCGGACGACGGCACTCCGCACAGCTATGTCTCGATGAAGTTCGACCCGCAGGCCATCCCGGACCTGCCCGCGCCCCGCCCGGCGTACGAGATCTGGGTCTACTCGCCGCGTGTGGAGGGCGTCCACCTGCGCTTCGGCAAGGTCGCCCGCGGCGGGCTGCGCTGGTCGGACCGGCGGGAGGACTTCCGTACGGAGGTGCTCGGCCTGGTCAAGGCGCAGATGGTGAAGAACACCGTCATCGTCCCCGTCGGCGCCAAGGGCGGCTTCGTCGCCAAGCAGCTGCCGGACCCGGCCGTGGACCGGGACGCCTGGTTCGCCGAGGGCATCGCCGCCTACCGCACCTTCATCTCGGCGCTCCTCGACATCACCGACAACATGGTGGCCGGTGAGGTCGTGCCGCCCGCCGACGTCGTCCGCCACGACGAGGACGACACCTACCTCGTGGTCGCCGCCGACAAGGGCACCGCGAGTTTCTCCGACATCGCCAACGAGGTCGCCGTCGCGTACGGCTTCTGGCTCGGCGACGCCTTCGCCTCCGGCGGTTCGGCCGGGTACGACCACAAGGGCATGGGCATCACCGCCCGGGGCGCCTGGGAGTCCGTCAAGCGGCACTTCCGGGAGCTGGGCCACGACACCCAGACCCAGGACTTCACCGTCGTCGGCGTCGGGGACATGTCCGGTGACGTGTTCGGCAACGGGATGCTGCTCTCCGAGCACATCCGCCTGGTCGCCGCCTTCGACCACCGGCACATCTTCATCGACCCGGCCCCGGACGCGGCCACCTCGTACGCCGAGCGGCGCCGCCTCTTCGAGCTGCCGCGCAGCTCCTGGGCCGACTACAACACGGAGCTGCTCTCGGCGGGCGGCGGCGTCCACCCGCGCAGCGCCAAGTCGATCCCGCTGAACAACCACATCCGCGAGGCGCTCGGCATCGACCCCTCGGTGGGCAAGATGACGCCCGCCGAGCTGATGCAGGCCATCCTCAAGTCCCCCGTCGACCTGCTGTGGAACGGGGGCATCGGCACCTATGTCAAGGCCGCCTCCGAGTCGAACGCCGATGTCGGCGACAAGGCCAACGACGCGATCCGCGTCAACGGCGAGGAGCTGCGGGCCAAGGTCGTCGGCGAGGGCGGCAACCTCGGCGCCACCCAGCTCGGCCGGATCGAGTTCGCCCGCAGCGGCGGCCGGATCAACACCGACGCGATCGACAACAGCGCCGGTGTGGACACCTCCGACCACGAGGTGAACATCAAGATCCTGCTCAACGGGCTCGTCCGGGACGGCGACATGACCGTCAAGCAGCGCAACAAGCTGCTCGCCGAGATGACCGACGAGGTCGGCGCGCTCGTCCTCCGCAACAACTACGCGCAGAACGTCGCCCTCGCCAACGCCTCCGCCCAGGCCCCCTCCCTCCTCCACGCCCAGCAGCGCTTCATGCGGCGCCTGGAGCGCGACGGGGCGCTCGACCGGGAGCTGGAGTTCCTCCCCGCCGACCGGCACATCCGCGAACTGCTCGGCAACGACACGGGGCTGACCCAGCCCGAGCTGGCCGTGCTGATCGCCTACACCAAGATCACGACGGCGGACGAGCTGATCTCCACCGTCCTGCCCGACGACCCGCACCTCCAGAAGCTCGTGCACGCCTACTTCCCGACCCAGCTGCGCGAGCGGTTCCCCGAGGCGGTCGACGGGCATGCGCTGCGCCGCGAGATCATCACGACGGTGCTGGTCAACGACACGGTGAACAGCGCCGGTTCGACCTTCCTGCACCGGCTCCGCGAGGAGACCGGGGCGTCGATCGAGGAGATCGTGCGGGCCCAGTTCACCGCCCGCGAGCTCTTCGGGCTTTCGCAGGTGTGGGACGCGGTCGAGGCGCTCGACAACCGGGTCGACGCCGAGGTCCAGACCCGTATCCGGCTCCACTCGCGCCGACTGGTCGAGCGCGGTTCGCGCTGGCTGCTGGGCAACCGGCCGCAGCCCGTCGCCATCGCGGAGACCATCGAGGTGTTCCGGGACGGGGTCGAGCAGGTCTGGAACGAGCTGCCCAAGCTGCTGCGGGGTGCGGACCTGGACTGGTACCACTCGATCCTGGACGAGCTGACCTCGGCGGGCGTGCCGAGCGAGCTGGCGGTGCGGGTCGCCGGGTTCTCCTCCGCCTTCCCGGCGCTGGACATCGTGGCCATCGCGGACCGGACGGGCAAGGACCCGCTGGAGGTCGCCGAGGTGTACTACGACCTCGCGGACCGGCTGCGGATCACCCAGCTGATGGACCGGATCATCGATCTGCCGCGGGCCGACCGCTGGCAGTCGATGGCCCGCGCCTCCATCCGCGAGGACCTGTACGCGGCCCACGCGGCGCTCACGTCGGACGTGCTGAGCGTCGGGGACGCCGCGGCCACTCCGGAGGAGCGGTTCGTGGCGTGGGAGGAGAAGAACGCGGCGATCCTCGCCCGGTCGCGGGCGACGCTGGAGGAGATCCAGGGGTCCGACGCGTTCGATCTGGCGAACCTGTCGGTGGCCATGAGGACGATGAGGACGCTGCTGCGTACGCACGCGTAG
- a CDS encoding peptidase: MPEKILIVTGDAAESLEVLYPYQRLLEEGYEVDIAAPERKTLRFVVHDFEPGYDTYTEKPGYTLPADLAFSEVDPGAYIALVIPGGRAPEYLRNNAELRKIVGAFFSADLPVAQICHGPLITAATDHLSGRRVTAYPALEPDMQSAGATFRDTEAVVDGPLVSSRAWPDHPAWMREFLRVLRAQSPTSSPSGA; this comes from the coding sequence ATGCCCGAGAAGATCCTCATCGTCACCGGCGACGCCGCCGAGTCCCTCGAGGTGCTCTACCCCTACCAGCGGCTGCTGGAGGAGGGGTACGAGGTCGACATCGCGGCCCCCGAACGCAAGACGCTGCGCTTCGTGGTCCACGACTTCGAACCCGGCTACGACACGTACACGGAGAAACCCGGCTACACCCTCCCCGCCGACCTGGCCTTCTCCGAGGTGGACCCCGGGGCCTACATCGCCCTGGTGATCCCCGGGGGCCGGGCCCCCGAGTACCTCCGCAACAACGCCGAACTGCGCAAGATCGTCGGCGCCTTCTTCTCGGCGGACCTCCCGGTCGCCCAGATCTGCCACGGCCCCCTGATCACGGCCGCCACCGACCACCTCAGCGGCCGGCGCGTCACCGCGTACCCCGCGCTGGAACCCGACATGCAGAGCGCGGGCGCCACGTTCCGGGACACGGAGGCGGTGGTGGACGGCCCCCTGGTCTCGTCCCGGGCCTGGCCGGACCACCCGGCATGGATGCGGGAGTTCCTGAGGGTGCTGCGCGCCCAATCGCCCACATCCAGCCCGTCCGGCGCTTGA
- a CDS encoding preprotein translocase subunit SecA: MSVFNKLMRAGEGKILRKLHRIADQVSSIEEDFVNLSDAELRALTDEYKERYADGESLDDLLPEAFATIREAAKRVLGQRHYDVQIMGGAALHLGYVAEMKTGEGKTLVGTLPAYLNALSGKGVHLITVNDYLAQRDSELMGRVHKFLGLSVGCIVANMTPAQRREQYACDITYGTNNEFGFDYLRDNMAWSKDELVQRGHNFAVVDEVDSILVDEARTPLIISGPADQATKWYGDFAKLVKRLTKGEAGNQLKGIEETGDYEVDEKKRTVGIHEPGVAKVEDWLGIDNLYESVNTPLVGYLNNAIKAKELFKKDKDYVVIDGEVMIVDEHTGRILAGRRYNEGMHQAIEAKEGVDIKDENQTLATITLQNFFRLYDKLSGMTGTAMTEAAEFQQIYKLGVVPIPTNRPMVRADQSDLIYRTEVAKFAAVVDDIAEKHEKGQPILVGTTSVEKSEYLSQQLSKRGVQHEVLNAKQHDREATIVAQAGRKGAVTVATNMAGRGTDIKLGGNPDDLAEAELRQRGLDPVENVEEWAAALPAALEAAELAVKAEFEEVKELGGLYVLGTERHESRRIDNQLRGRSGRQGDPGESRFYLSLGDDLMRLFKAQMVERVMSMANVPDDVPIENKMVTRAIASAQSQVEQQNFETRKNVLKYDEVLNRQREVIYGERRRVLEGEDLQDQIRHFMDDTIDDYIRQETSEGFAEEWDLDRLWGAFKQLYPVKVTVEELEEAAGDLAGVTAEFIAESVKNDIHEQYEEREKTLGSEIMRELERRVVLSVLDRKWREHLYEMDYLQEGIGLRAMAQKDPLVEYQREGFDMFNAMMEGIKEESVGYLFNLEVQVEQQVEEVPVQDAAERTSLAKEGAPAARPEIRAKGLEAPQRPDRLHFSAPTVDGEGGIVEGDFATDSTGATRSTDGMTRAERRKAQKSSGGGGGRRRKK; encoded by the coding sequence GTGTCCGTCTTCAACAAGCTCATGCGTGCAGGCGAAGGCAAGATCCTGCGCAAACTGCACCGCATCGCGGACCAGGTCAGCTCCATCGAAGAGGACTTCGTCAACCTCTCCGACGCCGAGCTGCGGGCGCTCACCGACGAGTACAAGGAACGGTACGCGGACGGCGAGAGCCTGGACGACCTGCTCCCCGAGGCGTTCGCCACGATTCGCGAGGCCGCCAAGCGCGTCCTCGGGCAGCGCCACTACGACGTACAGATCATGGGCGGAGCCGCCCTGCACCTCGGCTATGTGGCCGAGATGAAGACCGGTGAGGGCAAGACCCTCGTCGGCACCCTGCCCGCGTATCTCAACGCGCTCTCCGGCAAGGGCGTGCACCTGATCACGGTCAACGACTACCTGGCCCAGCGCGACTCCGAGCTGATGGGCCGGGTCCACAAGTTCCTGGGTCTCTCCGTCGGCTGCATCGTCGCCAACATGACCCCGGCCCAGCGCCGCGAGCAGTACGCCTGCGACATCACGTACGGCACGAACAACGAGTTCGGTTTCGACTACCTCCGCGACAACATGGCGTGGTCCAAGGACGAGCTCGTCCAGCGCGGCCACAACTTCGCCGTGGTCGACGAGGTCGACTCGATCCTCGTCGACGAGGCCCGTACGCCGCTGATCATCTCCGGCCCGGCCGACCAGGCCACCAAGTGGTACGGCGACTTCGCCAAGCTGGTCAAGCGCCTCACCAAGGGCGAGGCGGGCAACCAGCTCAAGGGCATCGAGGAGACCGGCGACTACGAGGTCGACGAGAAGAAGCGGACCGTGGGCATCCACGAGCCCGGCGTCGCCAAGGTCGAGGACTGGCTCGGTATCGACAACCTCTACGAGTCGGTCAACACCCCGCTCGTCGGCTATCTGAACAACGCCATCAAGGCGAAGGAACTGTTCAAGAAGGACAAGGACTACGTCGTCATCGACGGCGAAGTCATGATCGTCGACGAGCACACCGGCCGTATCCTCGCCGGCCGCCGCTACAACGAGGGCATGCACCAGGCGATCGAGGCGAAGGAAGGGGTGGACATCAAGGACGAGAACCAGACCCTCGCCACGATCACCCTCCAGAACTTCTTCCGCCTCTACGACAAGCTCTCCGGCATGACCGGTACGGCGATGACCGAGGCCGCCGAGTTCCAGCAGATCTACAAGCTCGGCGTGGTGCCGATCCCGACGAACCGGCCGATGGTCCGGGCCGACCAGTCGGACCTGATCTACCGCACCGAGGTCGCCAAGTTCGCCGCCGTCGTCGACGACATCGCCGAGAAGCACGAGAAGGGCCAGCCGATCCTGGTCGGCACCACCTCGGTCGAGAAGTCCGAGTACCTCTCGCAGCAGCTCTCCAAGCGCGGTGTCCAGCACGAGGTCCTCAACGCCAAGCAGCACGACCGGGAGGCGACGATCGTCGCCCAGGCCGGCCGCAAGGGCGCGGTCACGGTCGCCACGAACATGGCCGGCCGAGGCACCGACATCAAGCTCGGCGGCAACCCGGACGACCTCGCCGAGGCGGAGCTGCGCCAGCGCGGCCTCGACCCCGTGGAGAACGTCGAGGAGTGGGCCGCCGCGCTGCCCGCCGCGCTGGAGGCGGCCGAGCTGGCCGTGAAGGCGGAGTTCGAAGAGGTCAAGGAGCTCGGCGGGCTCTACGTGCTCGGCACCGAGCGCCACGAGTCGCGCCGCATCGACAACCAGCTGCGCGGTCGTTCCGGCCGTCAGGGCGACCCGGGCGAGTCCCGCTTCTACCTGTCGCTGGGCGACGACCTGATGCGCCTGTTCAAGGCCCAGATGGTCGAGCGCGTCATGTCGATGGCGAACGTCCCGGACGACGTGCCGATCGAGAACAAGATGGTCACCCGTGCCATCGCCTCCGCCCAGTCGCAGGTCGAGCAGCAGAACTTCGAGACGCGTAAGAACGTCCTGAAGTACGACGAGGTGCTCAACCGGCAGCGCGAGGTCATCTACGGTGAGCGCCGCCGCGTCCTGGAGGGCGAGGACCTCCAGGACCAGATCCGGCACTTCATGGACGACACGATCGACGACTACATCCGGCAGGAGACCTCCGAGGGCTTCGCCGAGGAGTGGGACCTGGACCGGCTGTGGGGCGCCTTCAAGCAGCTCTACCCGGTGAAGGTCACCGTCGAGGAGCTGGAGGAGGCAGCCGGGGACCTGGCGGGTGTCACCGCCGAGTTCATCGCCGAGTCGGTCAAGAACGACATCCACGAGCAGTACGAGGAGCGCGAGAAGACCCTCGGCTCCGAGATCATGCGTGAGCTGGAGCGGCGCGTGGTCCTCTCCGTGCTGGACCGCAAGTGGCGTGAGCACCTCTACGAGATGGACTACCTCCAGGAGGGCATCGGCCTGCGGGCCATGGCGCAGAAGGACCCGCTGGTCGAGTACCAGCGCGAGGGCTTCGACATGTTCAACGCCATGATGGAGGGCATCAAGGAGGAGTCCGTCGGCTACCTGTTCAACCTGGAGGTCCAGGTCGAGCAGCAGGTCGAGGAGGTTCCCGTGCAGGACGCGGCCGAGCGCACCTCGCTCGCCAAGGAGGGTGCTCCCGCCGCGCGTCCGGAGATCCGTGCCAAGGGCCTGGAGGCCCCGCAGCGCCCGGACCGGCTGCACTTCTCCGCTCCCACGGTGGACGGGGAGGGCGGCATCGTCGAGGGCGACTTCGCCACCGACAGCACCGGTGCCACCCGGTCCACCGACGGCATGACGCGTGCGGAGCGCCGCAAGGCCCAGAAGAGCAGCGGTGGCGGCGGCGGTCGCCGTCGTAAGAAGTAG
- a CDS encoding GNAT family N-acetyltransferase, which translates to MEPITLTTRRLLMRPFGPQDTYKVHAACQDPDIQRWTVIPSPYRLTDAELFTATLAPGGWHDDSSYSFALVLRGSGTLVGALGIDRRSRPGTYEVGYWSAKEHRGRGYATEAVLGSARWAFSSLGADRLEWRAEIGNLASRAVALRAGFRLEGEQRSGLLNKGVRRDAWTAALLPSDLGLPGSRPYLPERHAERPGAAPDSAR; encoded by the coding sequence ATGGAGCCGATCACTCTCACCACGCGACGCCTTCTTATGCGGCCGTTCGGCCCGCAGGACACCTACAAGGTGCACGCGGCCTGCCAGGACCCGGACATCCAGCGGTGGACGGTGATCCCCTCCCCGTACCGGCTGACCGACGCGGAGCTGTTCACCGCGACCCTCGCCCCGGGCGGCTGGCACGACGACTCCTCGTACAGCTTCGCCCTGGTGCTGCGCGGGAGCGGGACGCTCGTCGGGGCGCTCGGCATCGACCGCCGCAGCAGACCGGGGACGTACGAGGTCGGCTACTGGTCCGCGAAGGAGCACCGCGGCCGCGGATACGCCACCGAGGCGGTGCTCGGCTCCGCGCGCTGGGCCTTCTCCTCGCTCGGGGCGGACCGGCTGGAGTGGCGGGCCGAGATCGGCAACCTGGCCTCGCGCGCGGTCGCCCTGCGGGCGGGGTTCCGGCTGGAGGGCGAGCAGCGGTCCGGGCTGCTCAACAAGGGGGTGCGGCGTGACGCCTGGACGGCGGCCCTGCTCCCCTCCGACCTGGGGCTTCCCGGCTCCCGTCCGTACCTCCCCGAGCGGCACGCCGAGCGGCCCGGTGCCGCGCCCGACTCCGCGCGGTGA
- a CDS encoding cytoplasmic protein, which yields MTPVPSPAVELSADQARRIALRAQGFLGAPDRRAGVPGVLRHLGAVQLDTISVLARSHELIPYARLGAVGRRTVEEAYWSGGRSFEYWSHAACILPVEEWPHFAFRRRAYRSRPHWHHDLPDGVYDTVIKQLRTEGPLTATELGGAKNGGEWWDWSASKVAVERALMYGEVVCTERRGWKRVYDLAERAIPDTVLHDDLSDAECRRRLVALAGRSLGVGTRGDIADYHRLRGEEFDAVVADSGLVPVTVEGWAKPAWADPEALATEPRGRHRTTLLSPFDSLVWERARTERIFGFTHRLEAYVPKQKRVHGYFAMPLLAGGKLQGRVDPAREGTTLVARQASLAGPKAVVPMAEALVEAAAWVGCTDIRLERIDAPELRDPLRDEIGRALQRAYR from the coding sequence ATGACGCCTGTGCCCTCTCCCGCAGTCGAACTCTCCGCCGACCAGGCCCGCCGCATAGCCCTGCGCGCCCAGGGCTTCCTGGGGGCCCCGGACCGCCGGGCGGGGGTGCCGGGGGTGCTGCGCCACCTCGGGGCCGTCCAGCTGGACACCATCTCGGTGCTGGCCCGCTCGCACGAGCTGATCCCCTACGCCCGGCTCGGGGCGGTCGGGCGGCGCACGGTGGAGGAGGCGTACTGGTCGGGCGGCCGGTCCTTCGAGTACTGGTCGCACGCCGCGTGCATCCTGCCCGTCGAGGAGTGGCCGCACTTCGCGTTCCGCCGCCGCGCCTACCGCTCCCGCCCGCACTGGCACCACGATCTGCCCGACGGTGTGTACGACACGGTGATCAAGCAGCTGCGCACCGAGGGCCCGCTGACGGCGACCGAGCTCGGCGGCGCGAAGAACGGCGGGGAGTGGTGGGACTGGTCGGCCTCCAAGGTCGCCGTGGAGCGGGCCCTGATGTACGGCGAGGTGGTGTGCACCGAGCGGCGCGGCTGGAAGCGGGTCTACGACCTGGCCGAGCGGGCCATCCCGGACACCGTGCTCCACGACGACCTGAGCGATGCCGAGTGCAGGCGGCGGCTGGTCGCGCTGGCGGGCCGGTCGCTGGGGGTGGGCACCCGCGGCGACATCGCGGACTACCACCGGCTGCGGGGCGAGGAGTTCGACGCGGTGGTGGCGGACTCGGGGCTGGTGCCGGTGACGGTGGAGGGCTGGGCCAAGCCCGCCTGGGCGGACCCCGAGGCGCTGGCCACCGAGCCGCGCGGACGCCACCGTACGACGCTGCTGTCGCCGTTCGACTCCCTGGTCTGGGAGCGGGCGCGGACCGAGCGGATCTTCGGCTTCACACACCGGCTGGAGGCGTACGTCCCCAAGCAGAAGCGGGTCCACGGCTATTTCGCGATGCCGCTGCTGGCGGGCGGGAAGCTCCAGGGCCGGGTCGACCCGGCGCGCGAGGGCACCACGCTGGTCGCCCGGCAGGCGTCCCTGGCCGGTCCGAAGGCCGTGGTCCCGATGGCCGAGGCCCTGGTGGAGGCGGCGGCCTGGGTGGGCTGTACGGACATCCGGCTGGAGCGGATCGACGCCCCGGAGCTGCGTGACCCGCTCAGGGACGAGATCGGCCGGGCTCTCCAGCGGGCCTACCGCTGA